The genomic segment CCGTCGGCTGGCGTTGGCTGTTCCTTCTCGCCCCGCTGCTGTCGCTGATCGCGCTCGGGCTGACGGCCCGTTACGTCACCGAGCCCCCCGTCCAGAAGCGCCGCGGAGTCGACGTCGTCGGCGTCAGCCTGGTCGGCGTCGCGCTGCTGGCCCTCGTGCACGGCGTCGCCGAAGCGGAGAACGGGATCTCCCAGCTCCAGGCCTGGCTGCCGCTGGTGATCAGTGCGGTCGCCGGCGTGCTGTTCGTGCTCCGTGAACGCCGGACACCGGAACCGGTCCTGGACCTGTCGCTGTTCCGCAGCGGTCCGTTCGCCGTGGCCGCGCTGGCCAGCCTGACGCTCAACTTCCTCGTCGCGGGGTTCAGTTTCGCCCTCGGGCAGTTCGGCAGCGTGATCCTCTCACTGTCCCCGCGCACGATCGGCCTGCTGTTCCTGCCCGGCACACTGGCGATCGCAGTCGCCGTCATCCTCGCCGGGCGCCTGATCGGGAAGTACACCCCCCGGCCGGTCCTCATCACCGGCCTGCTGGTGATGACCGCGGGCGGGCTGCTGATGGCGGCCACCGCTACGCCCACGATGGCGCTGTGGATCGTCGTACTGGCCACCTGGCTCACCAACCTCGGCTCGCTGGTGACCTCCTCCGCGGTGGCCGAGACCATCCTTTCGCACGCCCCGCCCGGAAAGTCCGGCGCCGTGGCCTCCGTCCAGCCGGCATTCGGAATGACGGGCTACGCGCTCGGCCCCGCCGTCTACCTCCTGCTGCTCAACCTCTTCTTCCAGCGGCAGTGGCTCAACGACGCCGACGCGCGCGGTGTGTCGGTGGCCGAGGCCGAACAGGCCGTGGACGCGACGCGAAGCGCGATGGCGCACAGTCCGGGCACCGCCGGATACGACCCGAGCCTGCTCCGGCAGTCCGGACTGGATCTCGGGCTGGACTTCACCAACGGCCTGCGGCTCACCATGCTGGTCGTGAGCCTCCTGCCACTCGCCCTGGCTGTAGCGGCGTACCTGCTCATGCCCCGCCGGACTCGGACCGCGCAGTAGGAGGCGTCCGGTCACCAGGCGTCAGGGCATCAGGCCGTCAGGCCGTCAGACCGTCAGACCGTCAGACCGTCAGGCCGTCAGGCCGTCAGACCGTCAGGCAGGGCATGTGGGAGCGAGCCGAGCTAACGGCGCGCGGTCCACTTCTGCTCGGCGCCACACACGTCCACGTGGGACCCGTCTGCGGCGGGCGCTGCGTCCGCATAAGTGTCATGTGGCTCCCGGCGATCCGGCCGCGGACGGGAACGGACCACGAGGTGCTCCCACCGCTGATACTCAAGACCGAGGCCAACCCCAAGGGCCTGCCCGTCGAGGACTTCGACGCGATCCGCGCCGGCGTCGCCGCCGACCGGTCGCAGTTCTACCACGGGAGCCCTGGACTGCATCGAGGCCTTCGCCGCGACGCACTTCGCCGAGAACCTGAAGATCGACATCCCGGTGCTGGTGGCGCACGGAGACGACGACCGGATCGTCCCCATCGTGGCCGCCGACCACGAGTCGATCAAGTCCCACCCAACGGCACTCTCAAGGCCCACGCCAGTGCCCCGCACGATCTGATCGGGGCTGACAGCCCCGGCAGGAGCGGCCTGTGTGCGCGTAGATGTCGCAATCCGCACCGAGCCAGAAGGCCCCAGGCCCTCACCCATTTCAAGATCAGTCAGCCGTGAGCCCTGTCACCGTCCGCAACCTCCCCTGACATAACAGCCAGCCGTCCCACAGCGAATGCACGGTCGGACGCGGCAAGTCAGCATGGAAAGAAAGAGACGTTCCCGAGTGGAGGTTCCCATGACTGACAACGAAACTTTTGTCCGCGATCTCTTCCGGGCGTGGAACGACCGGGATTACGACTCCATCGCCGGGTCCGTCGCTCCGGACTGCACCCTCATCGAGGAGGGCAGCGGAAGGACGCTGCAGGGTCCGGAGGGCTTCACCCAGCTCGCGAAGGCCATGTTCGAAGCGATGCCCGACGGTAAGTTCACCCTCGACCACCTCACGTCGCAGGGGGACACGGTGGTCGTCGAGTACACGGGCAGCGGGACGCAGACCGGGGACCTGGTCCTGCACGCGGGCACTGTGCCCGCCACGGGGCGTCACGTCACGGTGCACGCGTGCGACGTCTACGAAGTCAAGGACAACAAGATCAAGGAAGGCCGCGCCTATCTGGACACCGGCGCCATCATGAGCCAGCTGGGTCTGACCGAGCAGCTGCAGGGCTGACCGGAAGAAGCCCCACCGAGGGTCCACGACCGGGGCGACGGGGGCTTCGGCCCGCCGTGGCCACCGCCGCCTAACCGCAGTCGCCGGTCCGCCTCACTGCCCGTACCGGGACCCGTGTGCCGGATCTCCGCGCGGGACGTGGCCAGCCGGAGTTCCCAGGGCACCCGGTTCGGCCTCGGACTTCTCGGGGCGCGGCTCGCACACGGCGTCGGCCTGGACGTCGCCGGGACAGAGCCGCCCGCACTCGACGTACTCCTGCGAAGTGGCGGCCCGCGGTCTTGCGCGGGAACCGCCCGGCGAACTGGTCAGCCTTGCGCTGCACACGCTGCTCGACGCACGCCCGGCACGGCTCGCTGGGTGTCGACCATGAACCCGTCTTCGCAGGACGGGACCGGGTAGCACGGAGTGGGGGCGATCTCAGGTCCAGGATGGTGCCGATCGGTGAACGCGCCCCCCCGCCATACAGCTCGGGCTCGAAGCCGTACGCCGTCCGTCGGCGGGCGAGCCGGTCGACGAGCCGGTCGACGGTGCTGGAGTCGAGGGCGGCAGGACCGCCGGACGGTTCCGCTTCGGGATGTGTCCGTACGGCCGCAGCGAGAGCAGGACCGGCGGGACACAGCTTCGACGGGCGCGGACGGCGGCGGCCGGCTCTGGGGTCAGCTTTCGGCCCCACCCCGCTGGGTGGGAACGCCTGTGCTGCGGAGCGGCTGAACAAGGAGATCCGCCGCCGCACCGACGTGGTCAGGATCTTCCACCCCCGCGCCCCCTGATCCGCTTGGTCGGCGCGGTCCTGGCGGATCAGAACGTATCTGCGCCGCCTCCGGTGCATGCCCAGTACTCGACCAGCCGTGCCACGGGTGGCAGCCCCATGCCCGCGCAGCAGGCGAAAGAGAAAACGATCAGCGCCAGGGCCCCGCCAGCGCGGGCACGTCGGCGCCGCCTTGGTCCCTGTCTGGTTCCTGAACCTTCGTTCCGAGCTGGAAAGCAGCCGCCCCGGAAGCCGGTGACAACCTTGACCGCCCACTCCGCCGCAGGTCAGATGGGGTCGGAACCTTCCGAGCGGCGCGACGTGCGCGCGGTTCCAACGACGCGCGCAGCGGATTCTTTCCGTTGAGGCGGAGTTGACGCTCCAACACCTCACGAGGAACGTTTCCGCAGGTCATACGACGTTAAAGGTGGGGCGGGTGGGACTCGAACCCACGGCCGACGGATTATGAGTCCGCTGCTCTAACCGGCTGAGCTACCGCCCCGTACGGCGTGTCGCGTACATGTGTGCGCGCCGTCTGCCGCAGCATAGCCGCTCATACGATCTCCTGCTTCGGATGGTCGGCCTTCGCATGCGCTTCTTGACCTTGAGGACTTCGGCGCGGCACACGCGGTTCCCCCGGACATGAAAAAGGACCCCGTCGGGGTCCTTCCTCTGTTGCTCTCCCGACTGGACTCGAACCAGTAACCTGCCGGTTAACAGCCGGCTGCTCTGCCAATTGAGCTACGGAAGATCGAAGCTCCCCCGACTGGACTCGAACCAGTAACCTGCCGGTTAACAGCCGGCTGCTCTGCCAATTGAGCTACGGAGGATTGCCTCGTTGCATCGAACGTACCTCCCTGGGTATTCGCCAGGGGGCGTGCGCTCGCTGCGACACATACATTAGCGCAAGCAGGGGGGTGCTCCGCCAATCGGTATCCCCCGCGCCCGTCGCCCGCGCAGGGCAACGCAAGGGACCGACGCAGACGTAAGGGAAGGGTGGCCGCCATGCGCTATCGGCTCACGTTCTTTGCCGGACTGGCCCTGGGCTACGTGCTCGGCACGAAGGCCGGACGCGAACGCTACGAGCAGTTGAAGAAGTCCGCGCGACAGGTCGCGCAGAACCCCGCCGTGCGCAACACCGCCGAGTCGGCCGCGCAGCAGGGGCGTGTCTACGCGGGCAAGGCGTACCACGTGGTCAGCGAGAAGGTCGGGGACCGTGTGCCCGACCTGGTCGCCGAGCGGGTCCGCTCGCTGCGCGCCCGCAACGCGAACGGCTCCGCCGGAGACGACTGGGGTACCAGCAATACATAGGGACCACATCGAGTCGACCCGACCGACGCCCGGCGCCCCCACCCCTTCCCGTGCGGCAGAATTTCTGCCATGGGGATAGTCGCCGGGCTGGACAGTTCGCCCGATTTTACGCGCATTGTCGTCTGTGACTCGGACACAGGGGCCGTGCTCAGGCAGGGGTATGCCCCGCACCCGCTGGAGTCGGCGGAGGGCGGGGGCCGCCCGTCGGACGTCGATCCGCAGGCGTGGCTGCTGTCCCTGGGCGAGGCGGCCACGGGCGGGCTGCTGGAGGGCGTGCAGGCCATCGGGGTGTCGTCCCAGCAGAACGGGCTGATCGCGCTGGACGCACAGGGCAACACCGTGCGCCCGGCGATGGTCGGCGGCGACAAGCGGACCCAGGTCGCGGCCGCGGACCTCGTCGACGCGCTCGGGGGGCGCGGCGCGTGGGCGGAGGCCGTGGGCTGCGTGCCGGGGGCCGCGCAGCCGGTGACCAAGCTGCGCTGGATGAGCCGTACGGAACCGGATGCCGCGATGCGGACGGCCGTACTGCTCCAGGCGCACGACTGGCTGGTGTGGCAGTTGCTGGGGCGGCCGGTCAGAAGGACCACGGACCGGGGCGGGGCGTCCGGGACCGGATACTGGAACGCGGCGACCGGGCAGTACCGCACGGATCTCGTCGAGATGGCCCTCGGGCATCAGGTCATGCTCCCCGAGGTGCTCGGCCCCTCGGACGCCGCCGGTACGACGCCGGAGGGGCTCCTCATCTCCGCCGGCACCGGTGAGACCATGGCCGCCGCCTTCGGGCTCGGCATCGGGCTCGGTGACGCGGTGGTGTCGCTGGGGGCCTCCGGGTCCGTCATGGCCGTCCACACCACGGCGCTCGTCGACTCCTCCGGGATGATCACCTCGCTGGCCGATGCCACGGGGATGCATCTGCCGGTCGTCACCACGCTCAACGCTGTACGGACGTTGCGCGGGGCGGCCGAGATGCTGGGCGTGGCCGATCTGGAGGGGCTGTCCGACCTGGCGATGAAGTCGACGCCGGGGTCGCACGGGCTGGTGATGCTGCCGTATCTGGAGGGCGAGCGGACGCCGAATCTGCCGCACACGGCGGGGACGCTGGCCGGGCTGCGGCGGGAGTCGATGAAGCCGGAGCACTTCGCGCGGGCCGCGTTCGAGGGCATGCTGTGCGGGCTCGCGGACGCGCTGGACGTGTTGCGCGGCCGGGGCGTGGACGTGCGGCGGATCTTCCTGCTGGGTGCGGCGGCGGAGCTGCCGGCGGTGCAGGCGGCGGCGCCGGCGTTGTTCGGGGCGCAGGTGGTGGTGCCGCAGCCGGCGGACTACGCGGCGGTGGGCGCCGCGCGGCAGGCGGCGTGGGCGCTCGGGGTCTCGCAGGGGGCGCTCGATCCGCGTACGCCGCCGATGTGGCCTGGGGCGGCGGCGCAGGTGCTGGATCCCGGGGACGAGTTGGCCGTCGGGCAGGCGGTTCGGCAGCAGTACGTCGCGGTGCGCGAGCAGACGCATCCCGGGGCGTTTCGGGCGTAAGCCGCCTGGCGGGGTGCCGGGTGGGTGGTCCGGCGGCTGCGGGTTCGTTGTGGCTGGTCGCGCGGTTCCTCGTGCCCCTGAGGCGGCCCCAGCTGCAAAGTTCCGGCATCGAAGCTTCACCGTCGGGTTAATTCGGTTGAGGTAACGCGGGTGGAGTGTCCGACGATGGGGGGTGGTGCGTCCCGAACCCCGTCTTCGACCCCGAGAGATCTCGCGTGCTCATACGATTGCTGAGAAGTCATCTTCGTCCCTACCGGACACCGATCACCCTGTTGGTGCTGCTGCAGTTCGTGCAGACGTGCGCCACGCTCTACCTGCCCACGCTGAACGCGGACATCATCGACGAGGGCGTGGTGGAGGGGGACACGGGTTACATCCTGTCCTTCGGCGCGCTGATGATCGGTATCTCGTTGGTGCAGGTCGTCTGCAACATCGGGGCCGTGTACTACGGCGCCCGCACCGCCGCGGCGGTCGGCCGGGACATCCGGGCCGCCGTGTTCGACCGGGTGCAGTCGTTCTCGGCGCGTGAGGTCGGTCACTTCGGTGCTCCGTCGCTGATCACGCGGACGACGAACGATGTGCAGCAGGTGCAGATGCTGGTGCTCATGACGTTCACGCTGGTGGTGTCGGCGCCGATCATGTGCGTCGGCGGCATCGTGCTGGCGCTGGGGCTGGACGTGCCGTTGTCGGGGGTGCTCCTCGCCGTCGTCCCGGTGCTCGGTGTTTCCGTCAGCCTGATCGTGCGCCGGCTGCGCCCCCTGTTCCGCACGATGCAGGAGCGGCTGGACACCGTGAACCGGGTGCTGCGGGAGCAGATCACCGGCAACCGGGTCATCCGGGCCTTCGTGCGGGACGACTACGAGAAGGATCGGTTCCGGAAGGCGAACGTCGAGCTGACGGATGTATCCCTGGGAACCGGGCGGATGCTCGCGCTGATGTTCCCGATCGTGATGACGGTCATCAACCTCTCGTCGATCGCGGTGGTGTGGTTCGGTGCCCATCGGATCGACAGCGGCGGGATGCAGATCGGCGCGCTCACCGCTTTCCTCGCCTATCTGATGCAGATCGTCATGGCTGTGATGATGGCCACGTTCATGTTCATGATGATGCCGCGCGCGGAGG from the Streptomyces sp. NBC_00310 genome contains:
- a CDS encoding MFS transporter; amino-acid sequence: MPTAEPRSIVAILPIISGLSLAFTITAIDPLVLSLNMPQVSRALHVPPDVIGFLGGAATLVMAAAVLAVGSLGDTFGLKRLLTLGLVGDIIVNLLSAISPGYTFLLVTRLLDGLALAAILGVSMALLKVSVPAERRPAAIGIFMAIDMVLCGVTPAIGGWVVEAVGWRWLFLLAPLLSLIALGLTARYVTEPPVQKRRGVDVVGVSLVGVALLALVHGVAEAENGISQLQAWLPLVISAVAGVLFVLRERRTPEPVLDLSLFRSGPFAVAALASLTLNFLVAGFSFALGQFGSVILSLSPRTIGLLFLPGTLAIAVAVILAGRLIGKYTPRPVLITGLLVMTAGGLLMAATATPTMALWIVVLATWLTNLGSLVTSSAVAETILSHAPPGKSGAVASVQPAFGMTGYALGPAVYLLLLNLFFQRQWLNDADARGVSVAEAEQAVDATRSAMAHSPGTAGYDPSLLRQSGLDLGLDFTNGLRLTMLVVSLLPLALAVAAYLLMPRRTRTAQ
- a CDS encoding ester cyclase → MTDNETFVRDLFRAWNDRDYDSIAGSVAPDCTLIEEGSGRTLQGPEGFTQLAKAMFEAMPDGKFTLDHLTSQGDTVVVEYTGSGTQTGDLVLHAGTVPATGRHVTVHACDVYEVKDNKIKEGRAYLDTGAIMSQLGLTEQLQG
- a CDS encoding YtxH domain-containing protein, coding for MRYRLTFFAGLALGYVLGTKAGRERYEQLKKSARQVAQNPAVRNTAESAAQQGRVYAGKAYHVVSEKVGDRVPDLVAERVRSLRARNANGSAGDDWGTSNT
- a CDS encoding FGGY family carbohydrate kinase is translated as MGIVAGLDSSPDFTRIVVCDSDTGAVLRQGYAPHPLESAEGGGRPSDVDPQAWLLSLGEAATGGLLEGVQAIGVSSQQNGLIALDAQGNTVRPAMVGGDKRTQVAAADLVDALGGRGAWAEAVGCVPGAAQPVTKLRWMSRTEPDAAMRTAVLLQAHDWLVWQLLGRPVRRTTDRGGASGTGYWNAATGQYRTDLVEMALGHQVMLPEVLGPSDAAGTTPEGLLISAGTGETMAAAFGLGIGLGDAVVSLGASGSVMAVHTTALVDSSGMITSLADATGMHLPVVTTLNAVRTLRGAAEMLGVADLEGLSDLAMKSTPGSHGLVMLPYLEGERTPNLPHTAGTLAGLRRESMKPEHFARAAFEGMLCGLADALDVLRGRGVDVRRIFLLGAAAELPAVQAAAPALFGAQVVVPQPADYAAVGAARQAAWALGVSQGALDPRTPPMWPGAAAQVLDPGDELAVGQAVRQQYVAVREQTHPGAFRA
- a CDS encoding ABC transporter ATP-binding protein, with the protein product MLIRLLRSHLRPYRTPITLLVLLQFVQTCATLYLPTLNADIIDEGVVEGDTGYILSFGALMIGISLVQVVCNIGAVYYGARTAAAVGRDIRAAVFDRVQSFSAREVGHFGAPSLITRTTNDVQQVQMLVLMTFTLVVSAPIMCVGGIVLALGLDVPLSGVLLAVVPVLGVSVSLIVRRLRPLFRTMQERLDTVNRVLREQITGNRVIRAFVRDDYEKDRFRKANVELTDVSLGTGRMLALMFPIVMTVINLSSIAVVWFGAHRIDSGGMQIGALTAFLAYLMQIVMAVMMATFMFMMMPRAEVCAERIQEVLDTGTSVVPPAEPVRELRRHGFLEVRGAGFRYPGAEEPVLRSIEVAARPGETTAVIGSTGSGKSTLLGLVPRLFDVTDGEVLVDGVDVRTLDPKLLARTVSLVPQKPYLFSGTVATNLRYGNPDATDEELWHALEVAQAKEFVERLESGLDSPIAQGGTNVSGGQRQRLAIARTLVQRPEIYLFDDSFSALDYATDAALRAALARETADATVVIVAQRVATIRDADRIVVLDEGRVVGTGRHHELMADNETYREIVLSQLTEAEAA